A genome region from Raphanus sativus cultivar WK10039 unplaced genomic scaffold, ASM80110v3 Scaffold3280, whole genome shotgun sequence includes the following:
- the LOC108815358 gene encoding protein argonaute 7-like: protein MEEKTKNHHSNKHIRNSKSRTPLLHKPPPFHHAHTNPLLFPSSPHHSLNLLSTGIHSSYYYYYCFYSQFHNTLPPLPFHPPPPPLLPLPPPDQRFFNSIPKPLSLSPVVERKQKKQVSEHKAKSLNIKAGGSTEAAALVVAKRPDSGGQDGSVIYLLANHFLVKVDPSQKIYHYNVDISPHPSKEVARMIKQKLVETAGDSFSGTVPAFDGRQNIYSPVEFQEDRLEFFVNLPIQSCNTLKKSGGDLRVKQPQKKIDKLFRVSMRLVSKFDGKKQRKEGESWAPLPQEYIHALDVILRENPTEKCTSIGRSFYSSSMGGSKEIGGGAVGLRGFFQSLRKTQQGLALNIDLSIAAFHESIGVIAYLQKRLEFLKDLSRNKGRELSLEERREVEKALKNIRVFVCHRETVQRYRVFGLTEEITESLWFQDRDGKQLRVMSYFKDHYNYEIQFKSLPCLQISRTRPCYLPMELCMICEGQKFLGKLSDDQTAKIMKMGCQRPNERKETIDKVMAGPVGPSSGNQAREFNLEVSRDMTLLKGRVLQPPKLKLDRPRSLVESRAFKGTRWALMSIGGSSDQKSTVPKFINELTQKCEHLGVFLSKNTTSTTFFEPSNILNNISLLELKLKEIQRAASNNLQLIICVMERKHKGYGDLKRIAETRIGVVTQCCLYPNITKLNSQFVSNLALKINAKIGGTMTELYNSIPSHIPRLFRLDEPVIFMGADVTHPHPFDDCSPSVAAVVGSINWPEANRYVSRMRSQTHRQEIIQDLDVMVKELLEDFQKALKKLPTRIIFFRDGVSETQFKKVLQEELQSIKTACTKFHGYNPTITFAVVQKRHHTRLFRCDPVCHENIPPGTVVDTVITHPKEFDFYLCSHLGVKGTSRPTHYHILWDENEFTSDELQRLVYNLCYTFVRCTKPVSIVPPAYYAHLAAYRGRLYIERSSETNGGSMNPSYVSRVGLPKTIPLPKLSDNVKNLMFYC, encoded by the exons ATGGAAGAAAAAACCAAGAATCATCACTCTAACAAACACATCCGCAACTCCAAATCAAGAACTCCTCTTCTCCACAAGCCTCCTCCTTTTCACCATGCTCACACAAACCCTCttctttttccttcttctcCCCACCATAGTCTGAATCTTCTCTCCACCGGCATCCATTCTAGCTACTATTACTACTACTGCTTCTACTCTCAGTTCCACAACACTCTTCCTCCTCTCCCttttcatcctcctcctcctccgttactccctcttcctcctcctgaCCAAAGATTCTTCAACTCAATACCCAAACCGCTCTCTCTTTCTCCAG TTGTGGAGAGAAAGCAGAAGAAGCAAGTTTCTGAACATAAAGCCAAAAGTCTAAACATCAAAGCGGGTGGATCCACAGAAGCAGCAGCATTAGTGGTTGCTAAAAGACCTGACTCTGGTGGTCAAGATGGCTCTGTCATCTACCTTCTCGCCAACCATTTCCTTGTCAAGGTTGATCCTTCACAGAAGATATACCATTACAACGTAGACATCTCTCCACACCCTTCAAAAGAAGTAGCTCGGATGATCAAACAGAAGCTCGTGGAGACAGCAGGGGATAGCTTCTCCGGTACCGTTCCAGCTTTTGACGGTAGGCAGAACATATACAGCCCTGTGGAGTTTCAAGAAGACAGGCTTGAGTTCTTTGTTAACCTCCCTATCCAATCATGCAATACTTTGAAGAAGAGCGGTGGTGACTTGCGTGTGAAGCAACCTCAGAAGAAGATTGATAAACTGTTTAGGGTTAGCATGAGGCTTGTATCCAAGTTTGATGGAAAGAAGCAGAGGAAGGAAGGTGAAAGTTGGGCTCCTCTGCCTCAAGAATACATTCATGCTCTTGATGTGATCTTGAGAGAGAATCCAACTGAGAAATGTACATCTATTGGAAGATCTTTTTACTCTAGCTCTATGGGTGGATCCAAGGAGATAGGAGGAGGAGCTGTTGGACTCAGAGGGTTTTTCCAGAGTCTTAGAAAGACTCAGCAAGGTTTAGCCCTCAACATAGACCTCTCAATAGCAGCATTCCATGAAAGCATTGGAGTAATAGCTTACTTGCAGAAGAGGCTAGAGTTTCTCAAGGATCTCTCTAGGAACAAAGGTAGAGAACTTAGCTTGGAAGAAAGGAGAGAAGTGGAGAAAGCACTTAAGAACATAAGAGTCTTTGTTTGCCATAGAGAAACTGTTCAAAGGTACCGCGTTTTCGGGTTAACAGAGGAGATCACTGAGAGCTTATGGTTTCAGGATAGAGATGGGAAGCAGCTAAGGGTTATGAGTTACTTCAAAGATCACTACAACTATGAGATTCAGTTCAAGAGCTTGCCTTGTCTTCAGATTAGTAGGACAAGGCCTTGTTACCTTCCTATGGAGCTATGTATGATATGTGAAGGCCAAAAGTTTCTTGGGAAGCTTTCAGATGATCAAACTGCAAAGATTATGAAAATGGGATGTCAAAGACCAAATGAAAGGAAAGAAACTATTGATAAGGTCATGGCAGGACCGGTCGGTCCATCAAG TGGGAACCAAGCGAGAGAGTTCAACTTGGAAGTCTCTAGAGATATGacgttgctgaaaggaagagtACTCCAACCTCCAAAGCTGAAACTTGACAGGCCAAGGAGCCTTGTAGAAAGCAGAGCTTTTAAAGGGACTAGATGGGCTTTGATGAGTATTGGAGGCAGCTCAGATCAGAAATCTACCGTTCCCAAGTTCATAAACGAGCTCACTCAGAAGTGTGAGCATTTGGGAGTCTTCCTAAGCAAGAACACAACGAGCACAACCTTCTTTGAACCATCAAACATACTCAACAACATTTCTCTTCTGGAGTTGAAGCTGAAGGAGATTCAAAGAGCTGCATCAAACAATCTCCAGCTGATTATCTGTGTAATGGAGAGAAAGCATAAAGGATATGGAGATCTAAAGAGGATAGCAGAGACGAGAATAGGCGTTGTGACACAATGCTGCTTATACCCTAACATCACTAAGCTCAACTCTCAGTTTGTTTCAAACTTGGCTCTCAAGATAAACGCCAAGATCGGTGGAACCATGACCGAGCTCTATAACTCCATACCTTCTCACATCCCTAGACTGTTTAGGCTCGATGAACCGGTGATCTTCATGGGAGCTGATGTAACGCATCCTCATCCGTTTGATGATTGCAGCCCTTCTGTTGCGGCTGTGGTCGGGAGCATAAACTGGCCAGAAGCTAACCGGTACGTCTCGAGAATGAGGTCTCAGACCCATAGGCAAGAGATCATTCAAGATCTCGACGTGATGGTCAAGGAACTTCTTGAAGATTTCCAAAAAGCCCTAAAGAAGCTTCCCACTAGGATCATATTTTTCAGAGACGGTGTGAGCGAGACACAGTTCAAGAAAGTCCTCCAAGAAGAGCTCCAGTCGATAAAAACCGCTTGTACTAAGTTCCACGGTTACAATCCGACGATAACTTTCGCCGTGGTCCAAAAGAGACACCACACGAGGCTGTTCCGGTGCGATCCCGTCTGCCACGAGAACATCCCTCCTGGAACGGTGGTTGATACGGTGATAACGCATCCGAAAGAGTTCGATTTCTATCTTTGTAGCCACTTGGGAGTGAAAGGCACGAGCAGGCCAACGCACTACCACATCCTTTGGGACGAAAACGAGTTTACTTCGGATGAGTTGCAGAGACTTGTTTATAACTTGTGTTACACTTTCGTGAGGTGCACGAAACCTGTTTCTATCGTGCCACCGGCTTATTACGCTCACCTTGCTGCGTACAGAGGAAGGCTATACATCGAGAGATCATCTGAAACTAATGGAGGTTCCATGAATCCATCTTACGTCTCTCGAGTGGGTCTTCCCAAGACGATTCCATTACCTAAACTAAGTGATAATGTTAAGAATCTCATGTTTTACTGttga